Genomic segment of Desulfallas thermosapovorans DSM 6562:
GACGGCATAACAGAGTTAAACTTGCTGGTTTGGAAAGAAGGCAGCTTCGGTCCCCACAAGCCCTTCTGGCTGGAGGAGGAAGATGCCGGCGTCAAAAACCACCTTTTTATCTTTAAGCTTGAACAGGGCAGCATAAAGCCGGTGTGGCAGTCATCCAATCTGGATTATCCCAACCACCGTGCATCCCTTGTTGATTTTGACAACGACGGTGAGAAGGAACTGCTGGTTATCGAGGGCAGCTATACCGACCCCGCCAGGAGGGAAACCACCTTGTGGAAGTGGAACGGATGGGGTTTTTCCCACGTTTCTTGCAAAGAAAATTAGTCTGATTTACCCCGGGCGATATTGCAGCATTCTGGAAGTTATGCAATTAATAAATAACTATTAATAAAAAGAGTGATTTTTTTTGCATACTTTACCCTATTACACCAGCGTTGTCCTGACCCTGGCTATAGTTACGCTGGTAGGTCTACATTCAGTTGGAAAAATTAAAACCTCCCAAGATTATATTGTAGGGGGGCGCAATTTGTATCCCGCCGCCATAGCGGGAGCTATAGTAGGGTCATTCGTTGGAGGCACGGTCACCATTGGAACCGCTCAGATGGCCTGCAAATACGGTTTAGTTGCCATCTGGTTCACCATAGGGGCAGGTTTATCCTGCTTGCTGTTAGCTTTATTCATGATAAAACCTCTGCGTGAAAAGGAAGTAAGTACTATAACAGAATACCTGATAGCCAGTTACGGCGAAGGGATTAGGTTTTGGGTGGCTCTGTTTACGGTAATAGGAATGCTGATTCAGGTAGCAGTACAAATCATTGCCGCAATTCCGGTTCTAAGTGGTATGTTTTCGGTTGGATCAGTGCCGGCTTCTTTTATTATAGTTTTTTTAATAGTGTTGTATATGATTGGCGGTGGGATTTGGAGTACCGGCCTGGTTGGTATGGTAAAACTGGCACTGCTTTCTATAACCCTGTTTGCCGGTGGGGTAATAGCATGTCTTGAAACGGGTGGACTCTGGAAAACAGCGGCGCTGCTTACCGTGGCACCTACATTGTCTCTCTTTCCCCGGGGAGCGCTTGTTGAATTGGGCGGTCTTTTTTCGGTTCTCGTAGGCTTTGCCTCCACCCAGGCGTTCCTACAGCCTCTTTTTGCCGGGCGGGATGTACGTTCAGCAAAGATTGGCGCCCTGGTTGCTGCTGCACTAATACCCATGTACGGCTTCGCCGGGGTAATTATCGGCCTATTTATGAAGGTAGCCCATCCCGGTATTAACCCTGTCTTTGCTCTGCCCGTTTTCTTCAATTTATACCTTAGTCCCTGGTTGGGCGGTGTAGCTAATGCCACCCTGCTGATCTCTCTAATTCTCACGGGCGGTGCCCTGACCCTGGGGGTAAGTACAGTACTTACCCGCGATGTTTATGCAACCCTTCACCCCGGTGTTTCTGACAAAGCTCTACTCCGGGCCGGACGTTTATTTACCGCCGGCACGGGTGCGGTAGCGCTGGCTATGGTGTTGTTTTCGGGCGGTACTTTAATTCTGGATTGGACTTATCTTTCAAATGCATTGCGCGGTGTTACTGTATTTCTACCGCTATTAGCAGCGGTTTTTATTCCTGCCCGGGTGCGCCCCCGGGGGGTTCTCCGCGCAGTTATTTTAGCCCCGGTGGCAACCCTGCTGAGCCAATTTTTCTTACCTTTAGATATACATCCCCTTTTTGTAGGACTTCCAGTGGCACTTTTATGTATGTTGCACAGTATGTTGCATACAGCCAGGCCTTTATCATAGGCACGGCTCTCCACCGGCAGGCGGTGGCCAAAACCATGGACCATCAGGGATTACCATAATCGAACAAAAGCTGCAAAATTTTATGCTTCACCTCGGAAAACAAGGAGTTACCAAGCAATGATATTGACCTCGGTTTTGGAAACGGTACACTAATTTCATGTTTGATACGGCCCGGAAGCCTGCTCATAACATAAATCCTGTCGGCTAACATCAATGCCTCCTCGACATCATGCGTAATAAAAAGAATAGAGGGATTAAGCTGCATGGAAATAGATAATAGTAGTTGCTGCATGGAGAGCCTGGTCTGGGCATCCAATGCTGCAAATGGTTCGTCCATAAGCAGCATTTTCGGTTCCATGACCAGTACCCTGGCAATGGAAACCCGCTGCTGCATTCCACCGGATAATTGATGGGGGTAATAATGCTCAAAGCCTTTCAGGCCCACCAGGCCAATATACTTTGCACATTTTTCATCCTGCACATGGCGACTCAACTTCTTAAGCTTTAAACCATAGGCAACGTTTTGCTTCACCGTAAGCCAGGGGAAAAGAACGGCTGATTGAAAGACCACACTTCTCTTTGAGGAAGGACCTGCAACTAGCTCGCCGTCAAACAAGCTGCTACCTTCATCCGGTTTTTCAAAACCCGCTGCGATATTCAAAATCGTTGACTTGCCGCATCCACTTGGACCAATCAGGGCAATTATTTCACCTTCATCTTGATCTATGTCAACGATAACCACACATGCAAATAACTGCTGCAACAAAAAGATGTACAGCGAAAAACCTACCCGATTTCTTCAAGGGTAGGTTTTTCAAGTTATACATATCTAATTTGTAGATTAATAGCGTTTTCCGGGACTGCTACATGAGATGGTTAAGATAGCCACAGGAATACCTTAGCATTTAGAGACGGTAACGAAATGTTCCTGCATGGCTATGCTGCCCCCGGCCTGATCCCAGATTTCCAGTCCACCCTGCATAAAACAATTGTCGGCCAGGCCTTTACCATAGGCACGGCTCTCCACCGGCAGGCGGTGGCCAAAGCCATGAACCACGAATACAGCTTCGGGGTGAATCAGCGGGGTCACTTTGGCCCGGATGGTTTCGGAATAGCCGTCCCGGCTGACCGTGACCCGCTCCCCATCGGTAATCTGAAGTTCTGCCGCAGCCCGGTCGTTAATCCACAATACGTTTTCGGACATCAGTTCCGACAACATGGGGTTGTTCACGGTATGGCCCTGGGTGTGCACGGCACAGCGGCCAAAGGTCAGGCGGAATTGCCCTTTGGGCGGCCGTTTCGGGGCAGTGTAAGGTTTTAAAGATGGAATACCCTGTTTTTCGAGCCTCTCGGAAATAATATCGATTTTACCGGAGGGCGTTTTAAACCTGGGTTCCGTAAAGGGCGGGTCTTCAACGGGCTGGGCCAGGTTTACAAAACCGGTGGCATTGAAATCCTCAGGCCGTACCCCGGTGCCCTCCAACTGGTAGTTCCAGATATCCTCAATAGAGCTAAAGGCCAGCTCGCCAATCCCCAGGCGCCTGGCCAGCCCGCAGATGATCTCCCAGTCCGCCCGCGTATCGAAGCGCGGCTGAACAGCCCGCCGGCGCACGAAGAAATAGGGCCGTAGCCCGTTTTTACAGGCCATGATACTTTCCCGCTCGAGATAGGTGGACAGGGGCAGCACTATATCTGAATACCAGGCGGTGTCCGACCACGTAAAGCTAACGGATACCAGCAGATCCAAATGATCGAATATTTGCCGCAGGCGATCCGGGTCGGGAAAACCCATCAAGGGATCATGGCGGTAGGCGATATAGGCCTTCACCGGGTATGGTTCACCGGTTTCCATGGCCTTGTAAACCAGGTGGGCCAAGCCCGGCCCCGCATCAAAATGCTTGTAAAGCCACCCCACACCGTCCGCACGCTTCTCGGTGGGCTTGGGGAACAGGTCCGCCAGTTTATTCAAACCCTTCCTCCCAACGTCGCCGGGTTTTTTGGTAAACATCAAACCACCCCTGGCACCGATGGAACCCAGGAGGGCATTGATGATATAAGCTGTACGGGAGACATAAAAAGAATCGGTATAGCGGGCGGTCATCCAGCCGGGGTGCCAGATCACGGCCGGCCTGGCGGCGGCAATTTCCTGCACGAAGCGCCGGATTTCACCGGCGGGAACCCCGGTTTCCCCTTCGGCCCATTCCGGGCTGTACGGGCGTACAAATTCTTCCAACTGGCCGAGATCATTTATCCAGCGGGCGGCATATTCAGCATCATAGAGTTTCTTGAATAAGAGCTCGTGAATAACTGCCAGGTTAAGGGCGTAGTCACTTCCGGGTCTAACCAATAGGAACCGGTCAGCCTTCGTCGCCGAAATAGTGGCCCGGATATCAATAACCGTGATCTTGCAGCCCGCGTCCATGGCTGCAGTCAGGTTAGTAACCTCCTGCACGTTGATAGCCTCAAATATATTGCGTGTTTGAAATACCACATGCCTGGCGTTTTTATAATCGTAAACCAGTTCCTCGCGGCCTGCACCGGTGACGGAAATGCAGGCGTGGTGCACATTGCGGGCACAGGAACTGTCGTGATTGGTATAGTTGGGGGAGCCCAAACCGCGCACAAACGCCTGGTGCAAATCTTTAAACGGCCCGCTGCGGTCCGAAAAGGCGACGCTGCGCGCCCCGTGTTTATCCATCACCGCTTTGAGCCTGGCGGCGGTTTCCTCCAAGGCCTCATCCCAACTGACCTGGCGCCATTTACCTTCACCGCGCTTGCCCTCGCGAATCATTGGCCCCTGGATACGTTCATGATCATGAAGCAGTGCAATTCCAGCGGCACCCTTGGGGCATATGGTCCCCTTCATCGCAGGTACGTGAGGATTTCCCTGGAGCAATTGCACATTGTCATTTTTTACCTCGGCCATGATGGGGCAACGCACAGTGCACATACCGCATACGCTGAATACCTGTTGGGTGGTCATATACCGAATTCTCCTTTTAACTTAATGATATGGTTCAAATTTAAAATAATTTTTCGACAAGTTCACAACCTGTTTTACCGGTATTAATGGAAAATAAACGGGCTTTGTCCTGCCAAAAGGAAACAAAGCCCGGTCATACCCAGGGTTTATCATCTCCTTTCCGCAATGGGAGGCAGGCCGGTTTCCCGGCATACCCTGCCGGTTCAAGAACCATAACATGGTTAACAGGTTATTGAACTCGGAGAGCTGTTTTAATTTATTGATTATTCAAACCAGTAGTATTTTATATGATGCTTGATAACGCGTCAAGAAAGTAGCGGACTTGGCAAAAAATAATAATGAAAAAACGCGTTTAAAGTACTATAATAGGTAAAATATTGTTATTCTTAAAACTGGAACGGGGACGTAAAATGCAAACGCAAGAATTGAAACAGGGAATAAACGACTCCATCCCGATAGTGTTGGGCTATTTACCTTTGGGTTTTGCCTTTGGGGTGCTGGCAACTGATGTGGGCATGTCAATTGTCCAGGCCACCATGATGTCGGTGTTGTGCTTTACAGGGGCCGGACAGTATATCGCCATTGGAGTTTTGCAAGCCGGCGGAGCGGTATTCACCATTATCCTGGCCAACGTTTTAGTGAATTTAAGATATTTGCTGTTTTCCACATCACTGGTGCCTTACCTCAAGGGCCATGTCCCAACCGCCACGGGCAGCATTTTATCCTACGGGCTGACCGATGAAACCTATGCCGTGGCCATGAACCGCTACCAGCAGCATGCGCCCACCGCTTCCTACATGGCTGGACTTAACCTTAGTTCACATACTGGCTGGATCGCCAGTACATTGCTGGGCGCCATACTGGGCAGCTATATCGGCGACACGGACCGCCTGGGCCTGGGTTTTACTCTGCCGGCAATGTATATTTGCCTGCTGGTGCTTATGATCAGAAATAAACCGGATGTTATTGTGGCTTTATCCTCCGCCTTTATTTGTTTGTTAATTGGTTATTTAATGCCTGCCACCATGGCAAATATGTTTAATATCATCATAGCAACCATTGCCGCAGCCAGTTTGGGGGTGTTCATCAGTGAGCGGAAATAGTATCTGGATCATGATCATCGGTGTTTCGCTGGTGTCCCTGTTGCCACGTATCCTGCCGGTGGCAATGTTTTCCCGCTATGAGTTCCCTGAACCGGTGAAACGGTGGCTCTCCTTTGTGGCCCCGGCGGTTTTGGGCGCTTTAACGGCGATAAGTGTACTGGCACCGGAGGGCGAAATTAATATCAGTATTCAGAATAAATATATCTGGGCCTTCATACCCACACTGCTGGTGGCCATCAAAACCAGAAGCCTGTTCTACAGCTTGCTGGTGGGCATTGTTACCATGGCTCTGCTGTATAATTTTATGTAATATCCACACCAAAAGCCGGGTGGTGGTACCTTTCGCTCGCCGGGCTAAATTTCCCGGGTTAAATAAAAGCCACCTGTGAAATGCCCAAACATTTCACAGGTGGCTTTTATTTGGAATCTTAATTTTTTTTCGCCCTATTATTTCTTCTATTCCCCCAGTTTTTCCCGCAGCATGGAATTGACCACACCGGGGTTGGCCTGGCCCCTGGTGGCTTTCATCACCTGACCCACCAAAAAACCGATGGCCTGCTTCTTACCGGACTGGTAATCCGCCACCGATTTGGGGTTTTTGGCAATAACCTCATCAATAATTTGGGCTAGTTGCCCCTGGTCGGATATCTGGGACAAACCCCTTTCCTTGACAATCTGCTCCGGGTCTTTGCCCTCCTCGAACATAACCTCGAATACCTCTTTACCGATCTTATTACTGATGGTACCCTTTTTAATCAACTGCAGCAATGAAGCCAGGCCGCCGGGGGTAATCCTGGATTCACCCAATTCCATATTACGGGCATTCAACAGCCGCAAAAGTTCACCCATGATCCAGTTGCTTACTGTTTTCGCATCGGGAAACTCTTTTAACGCAGCGTCAAAGAACTCAGCCAGGGCCAGGGAACTGGTAATTACGCCGGCATCGTAATCCGGCAGCCCGTGCTCTTCCACCAGGCGCCTCCGGCGGGCGTCGGGCAATTCCGGGATGGAAGCCCTGACCTCCTCTATCCATTCTTCCGTCAGCTCGATGGGAGGAAGCTCATGCTCGATGAAACACCTGTAGTCCGGGTTTTCCTTGTTGCGCATGGACACGGTTATACCCTTGTTTTCATCCCATCCACGGGTTTCCTGAACCACCTTTCCGCCGTCTTCCAGTACATCTATTTGCCTTTCCACTTCATATTCAATGGCCCTTTGCACAGCCCGGAAAGAGTTCATATTCTTTATCTCGGTTTTTGTACCCAGTGTGGTAGTCCCAACGGGGCGAACCGAAACGTTGGCGTCACAGCGCAGCGAGCCTTGCTCCATTTTCACATCGGAAACACCGGCATATTCCAGATGGGCCTTCAGTTTCTCCAGATAGGCTTTAGCTTCTGCGCCCGAGCGAATGTCAGGTTCCGAAACTATTTCAATGAGGGGCATACCGGACCGGTTGTAGTCCACATAAGAGTAACGTGAACTGGTAATGGACCCGCCTGAATGGACCAGTTTCCCGGGATCCTCTTCAATATGCGCCCTGGTAATGTTAATTCTTTTTTTCTCGCCATCAACATCTATATCAAGATATCCATTATAAGCGATTGGCCGGAATACCTGGGAAATTTGATAGCCTTTGGGCAGGTCGGGATAATAATAATTTTTTCTATCAAACCAGGTATAAGTACCTATCTCACAGTTTAGAGCCAAACCAGCCCTGGTTGCCAATTCCACAACCTTTTTATTTAAAACACCTGTACTACCGGGCAGGCCCAGGCAAACGGGACACACCTGGGTGTTGGGTTCCTTCCCGAATTCCGTAGAACAGCCGCAAAATATTTTGGTATCCGTCTTTAACTCTACGTGAACCTCCAAGCCAATGACAGCTTCGTATCTACTCATTTTGCACCCCCTGTGAACAAAATTAAAGCAATAATCCGGGTTTTAACCTGGTTTGGTCAGTACTTTGCTCCAGGGTATAGCCCACCCTGAGCAGAGTCCCTTCGTCAAAATGCCGGGCCATTAGCTGCAATCCCACAGGCAGCCCCTCCACCAAACCAAAGGGCAGGGACATGGCAGGCACCCCGGCCAGGTTAGCCGGCATGGTGTAGACTTTGGACAGGTACATAGCCACTGGATCGCCCGCTTTTTCTCCTATTTTGAAAGGGGTGGCAGGGCTGGTGGGTGTTAACAGGCAGTCAAATTTTTCAAAGGCCCGGTCAAAGTCCTGTTTGACCAGAGTACGCACCTTTAGGGCTTTAACGTAATAAGCCTCATAATTACCGGCACTTAAGGCAAAGGTGCCCAGCATGATGCGTCTTTTCACCTCTTCACCAAAACCCTGGCCGCGGGTTTTTTTGAACATGGTCAGCACATCTTCAGCTTCCACCCTGAGGCCATGCCTGATTCCGTCAAAACGGGCCAGGTTGGAACTGGCTTCAGCCGAGGATATGATGTAATGGGCGGCCGGGGCGTATTCGATATGGGGCATGGCCACCTCTTCGCAAACGGCCCCCAATTCTTCCAGTTTAACAATGGCCTCCCGGACCTTTGCCGCCACACGGGGCGACACGTCCGTACCGAAATATTCTCCGGGCAGGCCAATCCTTAACCCCTTGACGTCGTTCACCAGGCTCTTTCTAAAGTCCGGCACATCCACAGAGGCTGATGTAGCATCTTTATCATCGTGACCGCAAATTTCGTTCAGGATCAGAGCAAGATCCGTCATATCCCTGGTAAAGACCCCGATTTGCCCCAAAGAGGAAACATGGGATATCAAGCCAAACCGGGAGGCGTAACCGTATGTAGGTTTAAACCCTATAACACCACAAAAGGCCGCCGGCTGGCGGATACCGCCCCCGGCGTCCGTGCCCAAAGCAAAGGCCGCCTCACCTGCGGCCACCGCTGCTGCAGCCCCCCCGCCGGAACCGCCGGGTACGGCATCAAAGTCAAAGGGATTGCTGGTGGCGAAATACCCTGAATTCTCGGTGGAGGAACCCATGGCAAACTCATCCATGTTACATTTGCCCACGAGTATGGCACCGGCTCCCTTTAACCTCCCGGCTACGGTGGCATCATAGGGCGGGATAAAATTGTATAATATCTGGGAAGCACAGGTGGTCTTGACTCCCCGGGTGCATATATTGTCACCGGCGGCCGTGGGGATTCCCGCCAGGGGAGAAAGCTCTTCTCCCCTGGCCCGCCTCTCATCGACAGCCCTGGCCCGGGCTAAAGCTTCTTCTTTTGTTAACGTCACAAAGGCTTTAATTTTATCTTCCACCCGGCTGATATGTTCCAGATAAAATCTGGTTAATTCTTCGGAACTAACCTCCTTTTTCCCCATTAGTTCGCTAAGATGATGAACTGATAATGTATTTAATTGCATCGGATTCCTCCTGTTTAAACAATTCGGGGCACTTTAAAGGCCCCCGCTTCCTCTTCCGGTGCATTGGCCAGGGCCTGCTCTTTATCCAGACCTGGCTGCAGCTTGTCTTCCCGGTAAACATTCTTCAGCGGGAGGACATGGGCGGCAGGCTCCACGCCAGTGGTATCCAATTTGTTTAACATATCCAGGTAGTCCAATATGGCATTAAGGGACTGCGTATAGGTCGCTTTTTCGTCTGCTGTCAAATCAAGGCGGCTCATCAAAGCCACATGTTCTACCTCTTGCTCGGTAATTTTCACAGGCAGCTCATCCTTCTTTCCTCAATCATTCTTACCGTCATACTACATATCGCCTTAATTATATTAAAAGTTTCGCATTGTGGCAATTATCACCGCCATGCGGAAGTCGGGGGAACATCTTCAGGCGGTGTTTCCACTGGAATACAATGAACAAAGAAGATTAAGCCCGGAGGAATTCCTCCAGGCTCAATCTTCATTATTGCGCAGGTCAAGGGCCATATGTATATAGTGTTGTGCATGCTCATAATGTCGTGGAAAGCAACTCCGATGCTGTCAAGTATACCGGTAACAAATTGAAGAAAAATAGGCGGTTTCATTGGACCGGTTTGCAACAGGCAGGCTATGGGTAGACCGTTTCCGTGCGTAAAAAAAAGCATAATGCACATCAACACAAGTTATTACTGATAAGGCAAACTATAACCCTTGTTTGTTTCTAAGCGCCAGTGCTGTAACCAGGGTCTGTGACAAGATTTTATATCTTAAAACGCACGAAAAAGGTTGTTCCCGCTGGACTCGTTTCAAGGCTAATACTGGCGTTATGCCTTGCCGCGATACTATAGCAAATGGATAAACCCAGACCCGTGCCATCATTTTTTGTAGTAAAAAAGGGTGTGCCTAACTTATCAAGCACCTCGGGATCGATCCCGTTTCCTTCATCTTTAATTGCTAACACCACCTCATCAACATCCACGTATGTTTTTATTGTCAAGGTGCCGCCAGCAGGCATTGCCTGTAGTCCATTTCTACAAAGGTTATAAATGAGTTGACGAATTTCTTTCTCGTCAATCAATATATCCGGTGTATCCTTCAATTCATGAACAACATTTTTATCCTCGTTTACTGCATCCGCCAAGATCAGTGGCAATATCGTCTTTACTATGGGGTTAAGACTTTGCATTTCTAGCTTTGACGGTTTATCTTTGGCCAGGGAAAGGAATTCTGTAATTAATAAATTAACCCTGTCCAATTCAGATATCATCAGATTGAAATACTCAATGTATTGAGCGCATTCCTTTTTTTGGGCCAACAACTGTAAGAACCCGCGCACGGTGGTCATGGGATTCCTGATTTCGTGGCCAATTCCGGCGGCCATCTGACCTATGACGTTCAACCTTTCAAGACGAGTCATTTCTTTCTTAAACCATCTCTGTTCTGTAATATCACGGGCCACTATTTTAATAGCCGGTTTACCCTGATAAGTAAGGGAATATACCGTTATCTCCAGGTCGACAACCGCTCCATCAAAACGAATTATCTTTTCCCTGGAGGCCGGAATAACACTTCTAGGATTACTGTGCAAATATCTAATTTTTTCTTTCACGCTCTCCTGGCTATTCGGATGTACAAAATCCCAAATTGACTTTCCGATAATTTCCGAGGCCTCTTGTGCACCTAATAAATCTACACCCGTTTTATTTATAAAGGCCAATTTTTCATCAATATAGATAGCAATCATATTTTGTGAATGCTCAACTAGCTGGCGATATCGTTCCTCGCTCTCACGTAACGATTCTTCTATTTCTTTGCGCTTTTTAATTTCCCGTTTTAAATGCTCGTTAGATTTGATGAGCTTAACAGTTCGCTCTGCAATTAACTTTTCAAGCTGTTCCTGGCTTTGTTTTAAAGTTTCTTCCGCCAGCTTTTGCTCCGTGATATTTATCGCAATTTCCATACGAACTAAT
This window contains:
- a CDS encoding sodium:solute symporter family protein → MHTLPYYTSVVLTLAIVTLVGLHSVGKIKTSQDYIVGGRNLYPAAIAGAIVGSFVGGTVTIGTAQMACKYGLVAIWFTIGAGLSCLLLALFMIKPLREKEVSTITEYLIASYGEGIRFWVALFTVIGMLIQVAVQIIAAIPVLSGMFSVGSVPASFIIVFLIVLYMIGGGIWSTGLVGMVKLALLSITLFAGGVIACLETGGLWKTAALLTVAPTLSLFPRGALVELGGLFSVLVGFASTQAFLQPLFAGRDVRSAKIGALVAAALIPMYGFAGVIIGLFMKVAHPGINPVFALPVFFNLYLSPWLGGVANATLLISLILTGGALTLGVSTVLTRDVYATLHPGVSDKALLRAGRLFTAGTGAVALAMVLFSGGTLILDWTYLSNALRGVTVFLPLLAAVFIPARVRPRGVLRAVILAPVATLLSQFFLPLDIHPLFVGLPVALLCMLHSMLHTARPLS
- a CDS encoding ABC transporter ATP-binding protein, whose protein sequence is MVIVDIDQDEGEIIALIGPSGCGKSTILNIAAGFEKPDEGSSLFDGELVAGPSSKRSVVFQSAVLFPWLTVKQNVAYGLKLKKLSRHVQDEKCAKYIGLVGLKGFEHYYPHQLSGGMQQRVSIARVLVMEPKMLLMDEPFAALDAQTRLSMQQLLLSISMQLNPSILFITHDVEEALMLADRIYVMSRLPGRIKHEISVPFPKPRSISLLGNSLFSEVKHKILQLLFDYGNP
- a CDS encoding molybdopterin-containing oxidoreductase family protein — encoded protein: MTTQQVFSVCGMCTVRCPIMAEVKNDNVQLLQGNPHVPAMKGTICPKGAAGIALLHDHERIQGPMIREGKRGEGKWRQVSWDEALEETAARLKAVMDKHGARSVAFSDRSGPFKDLHQAFVRGLGSPNYTNHDSSCARNVHHACISVTGAGREELVYDYKNARHVVFQTRNIFEAINVQEVTNLTAAMDAGCKITVIDIRATISATKADRFLLVRPGSDYALNLAVIHELLFKKLYDAEYAARWINDLGQLEEFVRPYSPEWAEGETGVPAGEIRRFVQEIAAARPAVIWHPGWMTARYTDSFYVSRTAYIINALLGSIGARGGLMFTKKPGDVGRKGLNKLADLFPKPTEKRADGVGWLYKHFDAGPGLAHLVYKAMETGEPYPVKAYIAYRHDPLMGFPDPDRLRQIFDHLDLLVSVSFTWSDTAWYSDIVLPLSTYLERESIMACKNGLRPYFFVRRRAVQPRFDTRADWEIICGLARRLGIGELAFSSIEDIWNYQLEGTGVRPEDFNATGFVNLAQPVEDPPFTEPRFKTPSGKIDIISERLEKQGIPSLKPYTAPKRPPKGQFRLTFGRCAVHTQGHTVNNPMLSELMSENVLWINDRAAAELQITDGERVTVSRDGYSETIRAKVTPLIHPEAVFVVHGFGHRLPVESRAYGKGLADNCFMQGGLEIWDQAGGSIAMQEHFVTVSKC
- a CDS encoding AzlC family ABC transporter permease; its protein translation is MQTQELKQGINDSIPIVLGYLPLGFAFGVLATDVGMSIVQATMMSVLCFTGAGQYIAIGVLQAGGAVFTIILANVLVNLRYLLFSTSLVPYLKGHVPTATGSILSYGLTDETYAVAMNRYQQHAPTASYMAGLNLSSHTGWIASTLLGAILGSYIGDTDRLGLGFTLPAMYICLLVLMIRNKPDVIVALSSAFICLLIGYLMPATMANMFNIIIATIAAASLGVFISERK
- a CDS encoding AzlD domain-containing protein; protein product: MSGNSIWIMIIGVSLVSLLPRILPVAMFSRYEFPEPVKRWLSFVAPAVLGALTAISVLAPEGEINISIQNKYIWAFIPTLLVAIKTRSLFYSLLVGIVTMALLYNFM
- the gatB gene encoding Asp-tRNA(Asn)/Glu-tRNA(Gln) amidotransferase subunit GatB, with translation MSRYEAVIGLEVHVELKTDTKIFCGCSTEFGKEPNTQVCPVCLGLPGSTGVLNKKVVELATRAGLALNCEIGTYTWFDRKNYYYPDLPKGYQISQVFRPIAYNGYLDIDVDGEKKRINITRAHIEEDPGKLVHSGGSITSSRYSYVDYNRSGMPLIEIVSEPDIRSGAEAKAYLEKLKAHLEYAGVSDVKMEQGSLRCDANVSVRPVGTTTLGTKTEIKNMNSFRAVQRAIEYEVERQIDVLEDGGKVVQETRGWDENKGITVSMRNKENPDYRCFIEHELPPIELTEEWIEEVRASIPELPDARRRRLVEEHGLPDYDAGVITSSLALAEFFDAALKEFPDAKTVSNWIMGELLRLLNARNMELGESRITPGGLASLLQLIKKGTISNKIGKEVFEVMFEEGKDPEQIVKERGLSQISDQGQLAQIIDEVIAKNPKSVADYQSGKKQAIGFLVGQVMKATRGQANPGVVNSMLREKLGE
- the gatA gene encoding Asp-tRNA(Asn)/Glu-tRNA(Gln) amidotransferase subunit GatA; this translates as MQLNTLSVHHLSELMGKKEVSSEELTRFYLEHISRVEDKIKAFVTLTKEEALARARAVDERRARGEELSPLAGIPTAAGDNICTRGVKTTCASQILYNFIPPYDATVAGRLKGAGAILVGKCNMDEFAMGSSTENSGYFATSNPFDFDAVPGGSGGGAAAAVAAGEAAFALGTDAGGGIRQPAAFCGVIGFKPTYGYASRFGLISHVSSLGQIGVFTRDMTDLALILNEICGHDDKDATSASVDVPDFRKSLVNDVKGLRIGLPGEYFGTDVSPRVAAKVREAIVKLEELGAVCEEVAMPHIEYAPAAHYIISSAEASSNLARFDGIRHGLRVEAEDVLTMFKKTRGQGFGEEVKRRIMLGTFALSAGNYEAYYVKALKVRTLVKQDFDRAFEKFDCLLTPTSPATPFKIGEKAGDPVAMYLSKVYTMPANLAGVPAMSLPFGLVEGLPVGLQLMARHFDEGTLLRVGYTLEQSTDQTRLKPGLLL
- the gatC gene encoding Asp-tRNA(Asn)/Glu-tRNA(Gln) amidotransferase subunit GatC — translated: MKITEQEVEHVALMSRLDLTADEKATYTQSLNAILDYLDMLNKLDTTGVEPAAHVLPLKNVYREDKLQPGLDKEQALANAPEEEAGAFKVPRIV
- a CDS encoding ATP-binding protein yields the protein MKPKVILGQNIDLKKILQLELLSETEKRQFYEELVGEFEQINTIIDSLKAVIYVADIDSYQILFINKFGTDIFGTDSVGKRCFEVFQNRQSGPCPYCTNSHLVKNGVVQPPYVWEHYNDITKTWVKCIDTAIRWSDGRLVRMEIAINITEQKLAEETLKQSQEQLEKLIAERTVKLIKSNEHLKREIKKRKEIEESLRESEERYRQLVEHSQNMIAIYIDEKLAFINKTGVDLLGAQEASEIIGKSIWDFVHPNSQESVKEKIRYLHSNPRSVIPASREKIIRFDGAVVDLEITVYSLTYQGKPAIKIVARDITEQRWFKKEMTRLERLNVIGQMAAGIGHEIRNPMTTVRGFLQLLAQKKECAQYIEYFNLMISELDRVNLLITEFLSLAKDKPSKLEMQSLNPIVKTILPLILADAVNEDKNVVHELKDTPDILIDEKEIRQLIYNLCRNGLQAMPAGGTLTIKTYVDVDEVVLAIKDEGNGIDPEVLDKLGTPFFTTKNDGTGLGLSICYSIAARHNASISLETSPAGTTFFVRFKI